In one window of Cheilinus undulatus linkage group 23, ASM1832078v1, whole genome shotgun sequence DNA:
- the tspan33a gene encoding tetraspanin-33 produces the protein MEGRRRGTPGSDDDYSFVSPAVKYLLFFFNFIFWIIALVMVSIGVYARMMKHAETALACLAVDPAMMLMVIGVLMFILTFCGCVGSLRENICLLQTFCICLTVIFMLQLVAGVLGFIFSDKARNRVTEMINNAIIHYRDDLDLQNLIDFGQKEFSCCGALAYTDWSQNMYFKCDPNNPSRERCSVPFSCCIITRDKVVINTMCGQGMQKLDILQAGEQIHTDGCIDKLVNWIHSNLFLLGGIALGLAIPQLVGILLSQILINQIKDQIELQNYNLKHHNDPWS, from the exons ATGGAAGGAAGACGCAGAGGGACACCTGGATCTGACGACGATTATTCATTTGTCAGCCCTGCGGTCAAATATctgctgttcttctttaatttcatattctgg ATAATTGCCCTAGTGATGGTGTCCATCGGTGTGTACGCCCGCATGATGAAACATGCAG AGACGGCTCTGGCGTGTCTCGCTGTGGACCCCGCCATGATGCTGATGGTGATAGGAGTCCTCATGTTCATCCTCACCTTCTGCGGCTGTGTCGGTTCATTGCGAGAAAACATCTGCCTCCTGCAGACC TTCTGTATCTGTCTCACTGTGATCTTCATGCTCCAGCTGGTGGCTGGGGTCCTGGGCTTCATCTTCTCTGATAAg GCTCGAAATCGAGTCACTGAGATGATCAACAATGCCATTATCCACTACAGAGATGATCTTGATTTACAAAACCTGATCGACTTTGGTCAAAAAGAG TTTAGCTGCTGTGGAGCGCTGGCATACACCGACTGGTCTCAGAACATGTACTTCAAATGTGACCCAAACAACCCGAGCAGAGAGCGCTGCTCCGTCCCCTTCTCCTGCTGCATCATAACTAGAGACAAG GTGGTTATAAACACCATGTGTGGACAGGGCATGCAGAAGTTGGATATCCTTCAGGCTGGAGAGCAAATTCATACTGACGGCTGCATAGACAAACTTGTGAACTGGATCCACAGTAACCTGTTTCTGTTAGGCGGCATCGCTCTGGGACTAGCAATACCACAG CTCGTTGGGATCCTCTTGTCTCAGATTTTGATAAACCAGATCAAAGACCAGATCGAGCTGCAGAACTACAACCTCAAACACCACAATGACCCCTGGAGCTGA
- the LOC121505238 gene encoding zinc finger protein 157-like isoform X2, which translates to MALKRQGSPLPPASLQLLVPPVRLLSAFMLQIIQQHHVMQYDKLVDFITLATEMVPELLSPSQRAQLILGLRARLVLELCRGDGIANLQSIQSHLDKIHACGSELSSTGDTATGDILKISYTNFASLVQKLLNVPYEKDYFFKEIFPANYGLNYDQRLQQLVSEFLSRLEQLLPIPDLQQTAALLTETEYVAEMLGQCLSEPSAVNSLLLHHRQLGTLSSDPSSCEEDNLLSTLALPMQTAVERLIEHYSEDDEYDHPGEQTLALEVLEEDIAIHAWLPKRESGRPAHLFTCSQCPFTHRLKRKVQEHIQNEHNMTATVLKKLVERQKSKTPEKKKKGGDLEKKRKQTDGVKKKHKKDNLENKEQRRWKEPTEEDRRFLSRRVVNKTFTEEETKCPKCEKIFELPNQLKTHMRLHSLKHYCSQCERGFTSSSGYYQHQRLHKRGRVFSCSWCNKGFLCNSSLKQHERLHEGPFSLCGVCGKSFSKSSFKRHMQMHKGERNYLCTTCGKSFFSSGELRLHTRSHTGETPYTCTHCGKGFSTKSHLNVHNRSHTGERPYLCSECPKRFLTLNCLKRHTLSHNGLKPFKCPNCDKEFSQQGNLKRHMATHKSDT; encoded by the exons ATGGCATTGAAACGTCAAG GCTCCCCTCTCCCCCCGGCCTCCTTACAGCTCCTTGTCCCTCCAGTTAGACTTCTCTCTGCATTCATGTTACAAATCATCCAGCAGCATCATGTGATGCAGTATGACAAGCTCGTGGACTTCATCACCTTGGCCACAGAGATGGTACCAGAGCTGCTGAGTCCCAGTCAAAGAGCTCAGCTTATCCTGGGTCTGAGAGCAAGG CTTGTCCTGGAGCTATGTCGTGGAGATGGCATCGCCAACCTGCAGAGCATCCAGAGTCACCTGGATAAAATCCACGCCTGTGGCTCTGAACTGAGCTCCACTGGTGACACG GCTACTGGCGATATACTGAAGATTTCTTACACCAACTTTGCCAGCCTGGTTCAGAAGCTCTTAAATGTTCCCTATGAGAaggattattttttcaaa GAGATTTTTCCTGCCAACTACGGCTTAAACTACGACCAAAGACTGCAGCAGCTGGTGTCAGAGTTCCTGTCCAGACTGGAGCAGCTGTTGCCCATACCAGACCTGCAGCAG ACAGCAGCGTTGCTCACTGAGACTGAGTATGTGGCAGAGATGCTAGGACAGTGTCTGTCTGAACCATCAGCTGTGAACAGCCTGCTGCTTCATCACAGACAGTTGGGGACTCTCAGCTCTG ATCCCTCCAGCTGTGAGGAAGATAACCTCCTGTCCACACTGGCGCTCCCCATGCAGACTGCAGTAGAGCGGTTAATTGAGCATTACAGTGAGGATGACGAGTATGATCATCCTGGGGAACAGACACTGGCGCTGGAAGTTCTAGAGGAAGACATTGCTATTCATGCATGGCTGCCAAAAAGGGAATCAG GTCGTCCAGCTCATTTATTCACCTGCTCTCAGTGTCCGTTTACTCACCGCTTAAAGAGGAAAGTCCAGGAGCACATCCAAAATGAGCACAACATGACAGCTACTGTTCTGAAAAAGCTGGTAGAAAGGCAAAAGAGTAAGACtcctgaaaagaagaaaaaaggaggggacttggagaaaaagaggaaacaaacagATGGTGTTAAGAAAAAGCACAAGAAGGACAACTTAGAAAATAAGGAACAACGCAGATGGAAAGAGCCCACGGAGGAGGACAGAAGGTTTCTGAGCAGGAGAGTTGTCAACAAGACcttcacagaagaagaaactaAATGCCCCAAATGTGAAAAGATTTTTGAACTCCCAAATCAACTCAAGACTCACATGAGGCTGCACAGCTTAAAGCACTACTGCAGTCAATGTGAGAGAGGGTTCACCAGCTCCTCAGGCTACTATCAGCACCAGAGACTCCATAAGAGAGGGCGGGTGTTCAGCTGCAGCTGGTGTAACAAAGGATTTCTGTGCAACTCATCACTGAAGCAGCATGAACGCTTGCATGAAGGTCCATTCAGCTTGTGCGGCGTCTGTGGGAAAAGTTTCAGCAAATCAAGCTTCAAAAGACACATGCAGATGCACAAAGGGGAGAGGAATTACCTGTGCACAACATGTGGgaagtcatttttttcatctggaGAGCTGCGGCTGCACACTCGGTCTCACACAGGTGAGACGCCATACACCTGCACCCACTGCGGGAAAGGCTTCTCCACTAAGAGTCACCTGAATGTTCACAACCGCTCTCACACAGGGGAGCGGCCGTACCTGTGCTCAGAGTGTCCCAAACGTTTCCTCACTCTCAACTGCCTGAAGAGACACACGCTGAGCCACAATGGGCTCAAACCGTTTAAATGTCCCAACTGTGACAAAGAGTTTTCACAGCAGGGGAATCTGAAAAGACACATGGCTACTCATAAGTCTGACACCTGA
- the LOC121505238 gene encoding zinc finger protein 157-like isoform X1, whose protein sequence is MALKRQVSMSLAGSPLPPASLQLLVPPVRLLSAFMLQIIQQHHVMQYDKLVDFITLATEMVPELLSPSQRAQLILGLRARLVLELCRGDGIANLQSIQSHLDKIHACGSELSSTGDTATGDILKISYTNFASLVQKLLNVPYEKDYFFKEIFPANYGLNYDQRLQQLVSEFLSRLEQLLPIPDLQQTAALLTETEYVAEMLGQCLSEPSAVNSLLLHHRQLGTLSSDPSSCEEDNLLSTLALPMQTAVERLIEHYSEDDEYDHPGEQTLALEVLEEDIAIHAWLPKRESGRPAHLFTCSQCPFTHRLKRKVQEHIQNEHNMTATVLKKLVERQKSKTPEKKKKGGDLEKKRKQTDGVKKKHKKDNLENKEQRRWKEPTEEDRRFLSRRVVNKTFTEEETKCPKCEKIFELPNQLKTHMRLHSLKHYCSQCERGFTSSSGYYQHQRLHKRGRVFSCSWCNKGFLCNSSLKQHERLHEGPFSLCGVCGKSFSKSSFKRHMQMHKGERNYLCTTCGKSFFSSGELRLHTRSHTGETPYTCTHCGKGFSTKSHLNVHNRSHTGERPYLCSECPKRFLTLNCLKRHTLSHNGLKPFKCPNCDKEFSQQGNLKRHMATHKSDT, encoded by the exons ATGGCATTGAAACGTCAAG TATCAATGTCCCTCGCAGGCTCCCCTCTCCCCCCGGCCTCCTTACAGCTCCTTGTCCCTCCAGTTAGACTTCTCTCTGCATTCATGTTACAAATCATCCAGCAGCATCATGTGATGCAGTATGACAAGCTCGTGGACTTCATCACCTTGGCCACAGAGATGGTACCAGAGCTGCTGAGTCCCAGTCAAAGAGCTCAGCTTATCCTGGGTCTGAGAGCAAGG CTTGTCCTGGAGCTATGTCGTGGAGATGGCATCGCCAACCTGCAGAGCATCCAGAGTCACCTGGATAAAATCCACGCCTGTGGCTCTGAACTGAGCTCCACTGGTGACACG GCTACTGGCGATATACTGAAGATTTCTTACACCAACTTTGCCAGCCTGGTTCAGAAGCTCTTAAATGTTCCCTATGAGAaggattattttttcaaa GAGATTTTTCCTGCCAACTACGGCTTAAACTACGACCAAAGACTGCAGCAGCTGGTGTCAGAGTTCCTGTCCAGACTGGAGCAGCTGTTGCCCATACCAGACCTGCAGCAG ACAGCAGCGTTGCTCACTGAGACTGAGTATGTGGCAGAGATGCTAGGACAGTGTCTGTCTGAACCATCAGCTGTGAACAGCCTGCTGCTTCATCACAGACAGTTGGGGACTCTCAGCTCTG ATCCCTCCAGCTGTGAGGAAGATAACCTCCTGTCCACACTGGCGCTCCCCATGCAGACTGCAGTAGAGCGGTTAATTGAGCATTACAGTGAGGATGACGAGTATGATCATCCTGGGGAACAGACACTGGCGCTGGAAGTTCTAGAGGAAGACATTGCTATTCATGCATGGCTGCCAAAAAGGGAATCAG GTCGTCCAGCTCATTTATTCACCTGCTCTCAGTGTCCGTTTACTCACCGCTTAAAGAGGAAAGTCCAGGAGCACATCCAAAATGAGCACAACATGACAGCTACTGTTCTGAAAAAGCTGGTAGAAAGGCAAAAGAGTAAGACtcctgaaaagaagaaaaaaggaggggacttggagaaaaagaggaaacaaacagATGGTGTTAAGAAAAAGCACAAGAAGGACAACTTAGAAAATAAGGAACAACGCAGATGGAAAGAGCCCACGGAGGAGGACAGAAGGTTTCTGAGCAGGAGAGTTGTCAACAAGACcttcacagaagaagaaactaAATGCCCCAAATGTGAAAAGATTTTTGAACTCCCAAATCAACTCAAGACTCACATGAGGCTGCACAGCTTAAAGCACTACTGCAGTCAATGTGAGAGAGGGTTCACCAGCTCCTCAGGCTACTATCAGCACCAGAGACTCCATAAGAGAGGGCGGGTGTTCAGCTGCAGCTGGTGTAACAAAGGATTTCTGTGCAACTCATCACTGAAGCAGCATGAACGCTTGCATGAAGGTCCATTCAGCTTGTGCGGCGTCTGTGGGAAAAGTTTCAGCAAATCAAGCTTCAAAAGACACATGCAGATGCACAAAGGGGAGAGGAATTACCTGTGCACAACATGTGGgaagtcatttttttcatctggaGAGCTGCGGCTGCACACTCGGTCTCACACAGGTGAGACGCCATACACCTGCACCCACTGCGGGAAAGGCTTCTCCACTAAGAGTCACCTGAATGTTCACAACCGCTCTCACACAGGGGAGCGGCCGTACCTGTGCTCAGAGTGTCCCAAACGTTTCCTCACTCTCAACTGCCTGAAGAGACACACGCTGAGCCACAATGGGCTCAAACCGTTTAAATGTCCCAACTGTGACAAAGAGTTTTCACAGCAGGGGAATCTGAAAAGACACATGGCTACTCATAAGTCTGACACCTGA